The Acinetobacter sp. WCHA45 DNA window ATGCTTCACATCAGAGGCAGCAGCAGCGTTTGGCGCTGAACCCATGCCTGCCTCGTTGGAGAACAAGCCACGCTTGATGCCCATCATCATTGCCATAGAAATCATCGCACCAAAGAAACCACCTGCTGCCGCATTGAACTGGAATGCTTCGGTGAAGATCAGTTTAAAAATCTCAGGCAACATCGGCAAGTTGGTTATCGCGATGTACAAGGCGACCATGATATAAAGCAATGCCATGAAAGGAACATTACCTTCGGCAACCTTGGCGATACGCTTGATCCCACCAAAGATGATCAATGCCGTCATAACCACCAATGCAATACCAACCCATGACACTTCAAAATTAAGACTACCGAGACCCAATACAAAATTGGCTTTATCCCATCCCCATGCATGTGAGGTTGCCCCAATAATCGCATTTGCCTGCACGGCATTAAATACAAAGCCATAAGCTAGAATGAGTGACAGTGCAAAAACAATCCCCAGCCATTTTTGTTTTAAGCCCTGAGTAATATAGTACGCAGGTCCACCTCGGAATTGCTTGTTTTGATGGTCTCTCACCTTAAACAACTGGGCAAGCGATGATTCAACAAATGCAGAACTCATGCCAAGAAAGGCAGTGAACCACATCCAGAACACGGCCCCAGGACCACCAATGGCGATTGCTATGGCAACACCAGCAACGTTACCAACACCGACACGGCTTGCAAGACCCGTGACGAAAGCCTGAAATGGTGTAATGCCATGTTCATCTTGCGTCTCTTTACGGCTTCCTTTCATCACAAGAATGCTGTGCAGGAACAAGCGAAGCTGTACCGCACCCGTAACGAATGTGTAAAACACCCCAACCGCAACCAATAAGACGACCAGAAAATTCCAGAGTGGATCATTCAGGAATTGTACCCACGACATCAGCGTGGCATTTAATTGTTCATTCATCACTTATTCGCTTTAAAATATTTTATGTACGACCGTACATATACGATAACAATCGATGAACCAAAAAAGCCCCACATGGGGCTTTTGATCCGACTTAGGCAAAGAATTTCAAAATTAATTGAATTACTGTTGCATTAATTAAATCAACAAAGAACGCACCACAAAGCGGAACAATTAAAAATGCTTTATGTGATGGTCCATACATGTTGGTAATTGCTTGCATGTTAGCAACAGCTGTTGGCGTTGCTCCCATACCGAAACCACAGTGACCAGCAGCAAGAACTGCTGCATCATAATTTTTGCCCATGACGCGGAAAGTAATAAATGCTGCATACAACGCCATGGTAATGGTTTGTGCACCCAAAATTACAACCAGCGGGCCAGCCAAATCGGCTAATTGCCACAACTTTAATGACAACAATGCCATCGCTAAATAAAGTGACAAAGATGCATTACCAAACACATCAATTGCACGATCAAAAATATCAACTTTTAATACGCTTTCTAAAATATTACGTAGGATGACACCACCACCCAATGCCCATACAAAGGTTGGTAACTCAAACCATGTGCCTTTGCTATAACCTGTCATAAACTCAGCAAATGCTAAACATGCAGCAAACATGCCGAGCGTTGTAATCGCATTATCAGCAGTAATTAAACGTACTTGATGTGGATTTTCAAATGGTGCGAGTTCATCAGGGTGTT harbors:
- a CDS encoding alanine/glycine:cation symporter family protein, whose protein sequence is MNEQLNATLMSWVQFLNDPLWNFLVVLLVAVGVFYTFVTGAVQLRLFLHSILVMKGSRKETQDEHGITPFQAFVTGLASRVGVGNVAGVAIAIAIGGPGAVFWMWFTAFLGMSSAFVESSLAQLFKVRDHQNKQFRGGPAYYITQGLKQKWLGIVFALSLILAYGFVFNAVQANAIIGATSHAWGWDKANFVLGLGSLNFEVSWVGIALVVMTALIIFGGIKRIAKVAEGNVPFMALLYIMVALYIAITNLPMLPEIFKLIFTEAFQFNAAAGGFFGAMISMAMMMGIKRGLFSNEAGMGSAPNAAAASDVKHPVNQGLVQMLGVFVDTFVVCSCTAIIIMVSGLYHEAGFEGVTLTQKALESQIGGWGGGFLAIILFLFAFTSIIGNYAYAESNVQFINDNPKVMFIFRLLVLAMVYFGAITSVPLIWSMADLSMGLMATINLVAILLLTPMARILLKDYTSQLKKGIKEPEFKIDQYPELKKKVDSDIW